In Synechococcus sp. KORDI-100, a single window of DNA contains:
- a CDS encoding NAD(P)-dependent oxidoreductase produces MPLRHDFRSRPPEQVRVVVFGATGYIGRFVTRELIQRGYQVVAFSRDRSGVGGRNRREQVVADLAGADVRFGDVTDAASIADNAFDQPADVVVSCLASRSGGRRDSWAIDHDATLNTYREGRRAGAAHFVLLSAICVQKPLLEFQKAKLAFESVLQQDSDMTHSIVRPTAFFKSLAGQVESCRKGGPYVMFGGGRLASCKPISEADLARFMADCLTDEDKINRVLPIGGPGPAMSAREQGELLFRALKRKPRLLSVPIALMDGPIALLEGLSQLFPTLQDTAEFGKIGRYYASESMLVWDSEHGCYDADATPSTGEDTLEQFFERVVREGLAGQELGDAALF; encoded by the coding sequence ATGCCCCTGCGACACGACTTCCGCAGCCGCCCTCCGGAGCAGGTGCGTGTGGTGGTGTTCGGAGCAACGGGGTACATCGGCCGCTTCGTGACCCGGGAGCTGATCCAACGCGGCTATCAGGTGGTGGCCTTCAGCCGCGATCGCAGCGGCGTCGGCGGACGCAATCGGCGCGAGCAGGTCGTTGCGGATCTCGCTGGGGCTGACGTCCGCTTCGGCGACGTCACCGATGCCGCATCTATTGCAGACAACGCGTTTGATCAACCCGCGGATGTGGTGGTGTCCTGCCTGGCCTCACGCAGCGGCGGCCGCCGGGATTCCTGGGCCATCGACCACGACGCCACCCTCAACACTTACCGGGAAGGTCGTCGGGCCGGGGCCGCCCATTTCGTGCTGCTCTCCGCCATCTGCGTCCAGAAACCGCTGCTGGAATTCCAGAAAGCCAAGCTCGCCTTTGAGTCGGTGCTGCAGCAGGACAGCGACATGACCCACTCGATCGTGCGCCCCACCGCCTTCTTCAAAAGCCTTGCCGGCCAGGTGGAAAGCTGCCGCAAAGGGGGGCCCTATGTGATGTTCGGCGGCGGCAGACTGGCGAGCTGCAAACCGATCAGCGAAGCCGACCTCGCCCGGTTCATGGCGGATTGCCTCACGGATGAGGACAAGATCAATCGGGTGTTGCCGATCGGCGGTCCGGGGCCGGCCATGAGCGCCCGCGAGCAGGGGGAGCTCCTGTTTCGCGCCCTCAAGCGCAAGCCTCGCCTGCTCTCGGTGCCGATTGCCTTGATGGACGGCCCGATCGCACTGCTTGAGGGGCTGTCCCAGCTCTTCCCGACGCTTCAGGACACGGCGGAATTCGGAAAGATCGGCCGCTACTACGCCAGCGAATCGATGCTGGTGTGGGATTCGGAGCACGGTTGCTACGACGCCGACGCCACCCCATCCACAGGGGAGGACACCCTGGAACAGTTCTTCGAGCGAGTGGTGCGGGAGGGACTGGCCGGCCAGGAACTGGGGGATGCGGCCCTGTTCTGA
- a CDS encoding LCP family protein, which yields MAASEQQRQKRWLGRRPLRTMLRILAAFFGVGLSGWLISILWPEPDRVAGGAPPSVADPTSLAIFPAMPITVLVIGVDTDNLADPTNQASPKGPANADALLLVRIDAKTPLQVLQVPTELAVQLPGSDQPMALGGLWRSGGASLMADAVREIIGMPESELQRYVVVPRQTLRNLVDGLGEVDVILSQSYKRTDKTLGYEVDLQAGRQSLNGAQAEQLARLRQGDRDYENRRLRQQMLMRSVVDQLQAPSGIVAIRALLDEVGGQLDTNLSNSEMLSLAAALIASPPPMEFSKLPLAPPVGEQTLRQLKPGLQLPLWTTP from the coding sequence ATGGCAGCATCTGAGCAACAGCGGCAGAAGCGGTGGCTCGGTCGTCGCCCGCTGAGGACCATGCTGCGCATCCTTGCAGCCTTTTTTGGGGTTGGTCTTTCCGGCTGGCTGATCTCGATTCTGTGGCCCGAGCCGGATCGGGTTGCCGGGGGGGCACCACCAAGCGTTGCCGATCCCACCAGCCTGGCCATCTTTCCCGCGATGCCGATCACAGTGCTGGTGATCGGTGTCGATACGGACAACCTCGCCGATCCCACCAATCAGGCCTCGCCGAAGGGTCCGGCCAATGCGGATGCCCTGTTGCTGGTGCGCATCGATGCCAAGACACCACTCCAGGTGCTGCAGGTGCCAACGGAGCTGGCGGTGCAGCTTCCCGGCAGCGATCAGCCCATGGCCCTCGGCGGCCTCTGGCGCTCCGGAGGGGCCTCACTGATGGCCGATGCCGTCCGTGAAATCATTGGCATGCCTGAGTCGGAACTGCAGCGCTATGTGGTGGTCCCCCGTCAGACCCTGCGCAACCTTGTGGATGGTCTGGGTGAAGTGGATGTGATCCTCAGCCAGTCCTACAAGCGAACCGACAAAACTCTGGGTTACGAGGTTGATCTGCAGGCCGGTCGCCAGAGCCTGAACGGAGCTCAGGCGGAACAGCTGGCCCGATTGCGTCAGGGAGACCGTGATTATGAGAACCGTCGCCTGAGGCAGCAGATGCTGATGCGATCGGTGGTCGATCAGTTGCAGGCTCCCAGCGGCATCGTCGCCATCCGCGCACTGCTGGATGAGGTGGGTGGTCAGCTGGACACCAACCTCAGCAACAGTGAAATGCTCAGCCTGGCGGCCGCCTTGATCGCCAGTCCGCCGCCGATGGAGTTCAGCAAGCTTCCCCTGGCACCGCCCGTGGGTGAACAGACGCTGCGCCAGCTCAAGCCAGGGCTTCAGCTGCCGCTCTGGACGACGCCCTGA
- a CDS encoding ribose-phosphate pyrophosphokinase, with protein MTSFLTAVRAEQEHLIPDSRRLRLFSGTSNPGLAREIAAYLGVPDGPRVCKRFADGELYVQIQESIRGCDVFLIQPTCAPVNDHLMELLIMVDACRRASARQVTAVVPYYGYARADRKTAGRESITAKLTANLLVKSGVDRVLAMDLHSAQIQGYFDIPCDHIYGSPVLVDYLSTQNLGDVVVVSPDVGGVARARAFAKQMNDAPLAIIDKRRTGHNMAESLTVIGDVSGRTAVLIDDMIDTGGTICAGARLLREQGAQRVIACATHAVFSPPAAERLSAEGLFEQVVVTNSIPIPQDRTFPQLKVLSVANMLGEAIWRIHEESSVSSMFR; from the coding sequence GTGACCAGTTTCCTGACCGCAGTCCGCGCCGAACAGGAGCATCTGATCCCCGACAGCCGTCGGTTGCGACTGTTCAGCGGAACGTCCAATCCAGGACTGGCCAGGGAGATCGCGGCTTATCTCGGCGTCCCAGACGGTCCGCGGGTGTGCAAGCGCTTCGCCGATGGCGAGCTTTATGTGCAGATTCAGGAATCGATCCGCGGCTGTGATGTCTTTCTGATCCAGCCCACCTGCGCTCCGGTGAATGACCACCTGATGGAGCTGCTGATCATGGTGGATGCCTGCCGCCGGGCCTCAGCTCGCCAGGTCACCGCCGTTGTGCCTTATTACGGCTATGCCCGCGCCGACCGCAAGACCGCAGGTCGCGAATCGATCACGGCCAAGCTCACCGCCAATCTGCTGGTGAAGTCCGGTGTCGACCGGGTGCTGGCCATGGATCTCCACTCCGCACAGATCCAGGGGTATTTCGATATCCCCTGCGATCACATCTATGGCTCGCCGGTTCTGGTGGATTACCTCTCGACGCAGAACCTCGGGGACGTCGTGGTGGTGTCTCCGGATGTGGGTGGCGTGGCCAGGGCCAGGGCCTTTGCCAAACAGATGAATGACGCGCCACTGGCGATCATCGACAAGCGGCGGACGGGCCACAACATGGCCGAAAGTCTCACCGTGATCGGTGATGTGTCCGGCCGGACGGCGGTGCTGATCGACGACATGATCGATACCGGCGGCACGATCTGCGCCGGCGCCCGCCTGCTGCGGGAGCAGGGCGCCCAACGGGTGATCGCCTGTGCCACCCATGCGGTGTTTTCTCCGCCTGCCGCTGAGCGTCTGTCCGCCGAAGGCCTGTTTGAGCAGGTTGTTGTCACCAACAGCATTCCGATTCCGCAGGACCGCACCTTCCCCCAGCTCAAGGTGCTTTCGGTGGCGAACATGCTGGGCGAAGCGATCTGGCGCATTCACGAGGAAAGTTCCGTCAGTTCGATGTTCCGCTGA
- a CDS encoding glycoside hydrolase family 10 protein: MGVWLTNSPSPLYYDRQRIRLAMEQLQEAGFDRVVPNVWSRGTTFHRSAFAPVEPPLKKAGVALDPICTLAEEGRKRGIKVMPWFEYGLMEPANAEVVKRHPEWVLAKANGQTFMTMHGSHRMAWLNPAHPEVRKRFIGLVVETLKRCPMHGLQLDDHFAWPVQFGYDRFTTALYEQQTGTPPPRDHTNRTWMTWRRKQLTSLLRELRSTLEQEGLPSRISLSPGPFRQAYNLWLQDWELWAMGEMIDELVVQNYAYSVKGFARDLDQPALRKARDWGIPTQIGILAGFGKRTTMMRDLNEKVRLARQRGHGVIFFYWEGLWGKHVPQRYREIRRDAFAKLGSQD; encoded by the coding sequence ATGGGGGTTTGGCTGACGAACAGTCCAAGTCCGCTGTACTACGACCGGCAGCGGATCCGCCTGGCCATGGAGCAGTTGCAGGAGGCCGGGTTCGATCGCGTGGTGCCGAATGTTTGGAGTCGCGGCACGACCTTCCACAGGAGTGCTTTCGCGCCTGTGGAGCCTCCGCTGAAGAAAGCCGGTGTGGCCCTTGATCCGATCTGCACCCTGGCCGAGGAGGGACGCAAGCGAGGCATCAAGGTGATGCCCTGGTTTGAATACGGCCTGATGGAGCCGGCGAACGCCGAGGTGGTGAAACGTCACCCGGAGTGGGTGCTGGCCAAGGCGAACGGGCAGACGTTCATGACCATGCACGGCAGCCATCGCATGGCCTGGTTGAATCCAGCCCACCCCGAGGTCCGGAAGCGTTTCATCGGGCTGGTGGTTGAAACACTCAAACGCTGTCCGATGCATGGTTTGCAGCTGGACGACCATTTCGCCTGGCCGGTGCAGTTCGGCTACGACCGCTTCACCACGGCGCTCTATGAACAGCAGACGGGAACACCCCCGCCAAGAGATCACACCAATCGCACCTGGATGACCTGGCGGAGGAAGCAGCTCACCAGCTTGTTGCGGGAGCTTCGCAGCACGTTGGAGCAGGAGGGTTTGCCGAGCCGGATCAGTCTCTCTCCCGGACCGTTTCGGCAGGCCTACAACCTCTGGCTCCAGGACTGGGAACTCTGGGCGATGGGAGAAATGATCGATGAGCTGGTGGTTCAGAATTACGCTTACTCCGTCAAGGGCTTTGCCCGCGATCTTGACCAGCCCGCCCTGCGTAAAGCGCGGGATTGGGGCATTCCCACCCAGATCGGGATTCTCGCCGGGTTCGGCAAACGCACCACGATGATGCGGGATCTCAATGAGAAGGTCCGTCTTGCGCGCCAACGGGGCCACGGAGTGATCTTTTTCTACTGGGAAGGGTTATGGGGCAAACATGTCCCACAGAGGTATCGAGAGATTCGCCGAGATGCCTTTGCAAAACTGGGTTCTCAAGATTAG
- a CDS encoding tyrosine-type recombinase/integrase produces MAGRGKQTQKVETPFPSVHLVQFENSPYWWIRFWKKERRQSFFRSTETVDQARAMALLPEIYQEFLKNPDANSKTENATVSEMIDAFLAFHEQRVKRKEIKQSTFEVKQCSLRSGMLKYLLEFGFFRVKELNFKRHFKDYCSWRKGLGYKHSTVKAEVKIIKEFANWLFKNGLIKDATCNIPIPRQTHEAREEEQGEKAFTEEQVKAIRGELERRIEESEGVEVWKWKQMLYFFELQLEGGFRTDELFNIQFGDIKYKSNGETLVDVRVSKTGRRNTIFLSQTVPKVIALFKSKKVDPKSTTSLWMDFGTRKQWSSQFFSRRFREILTAVGLGLEYRMYCCRATHITRRIHKGVSTYLLAKNLGTIEMMIHKHYEDVIIENENRVLLGMTDKKMDVVLKKSEKVVFVPLV; encoded by the coding sequence ATGGCGGGACGAGGCAAGCAAACCCAGAAAGTGGAGACGCCCTTCCCAAGCGTCCATCTTGTCCAGTTTGAAAACAGTCCCTACTGGTGGATTCGTTTCTGGAAGAAGGAGAGGCGTCAGTCGTTCTTCAGATCCACAGAGACGGTGGATCAGGCAAGGGCGATGGCACTGCTGCCAGAGATTTATCAGGAGTTCCTGAAGAACCCAGACGCCAACAGCAAGACAGAGAACGCGACAGTGTCAGAAATGATTGATGCGTTCCTTGCCTTTCACGAGCAAAGGGTGAAGAGAAAGGAAATCAAGCAGAGCACCTTTGAAGTGAAGCAGTGTTCCCTTCGTTCAGGGATGTTGAAGTATCTCCTGGAGTTTGGATTCTTCAGAGTGAAAGAGTTGAACTTCAAGAGACACTTCAAGGACTACTGTTCCTGGCGAAAAGGACTGGGTTATAAGCACTCGACCGTGAAGGCAGAGGTGAAAATCATCAAGGAGTTCGCCAACTGGTTGTTCAAGAATGGATTGATAAAGGATGCAACATGTAATATCCCCATCCCTCGTCAGACACACGAGGCACGAGAAGAAGAACAAGGTGAGAAAGCATTCACAGAGGAGCAAGTGAAGGCAATAAGAGGTGAGTTGGAGAGACGGATAGAAGAATCAGAAGGTGTGGAGGTATGGAAGTGGAAGCAGATGCTGTATTTCTTTGAACTTCAACTGGAGGGTGGGTTCAGAACTGATGAGTTATTCAATATTCAGTTCGGCGACATCAAATACAAGAGCAATGGAGAGACTTTAGTTGATGTGCGAGTGAGTAAGACTGGTAGAAGGAACACAATATTCTTATCCCAGACTGTTCCAAAGGTTATTGCCCTCTTCAAGAGCAAAAAGGTTGATCCAAAATCCACAACCTCACTATGGATGGACTTCGGAACGAGGAAACAGTGGTCTAGTCAGTTCTTTTCGCGACGGTTTAGAGAAATATTGACTGCGGTAGGACTGGGACTGGAGTATCGAATGTATTGCTGTAGGGCAACTCACATAACCAGAAGGATTCACAAGGGCGTATCCACCTATTTGCTGGCGAAGAACCTTGGAACGATCGAAATGATGATTCACAAGCATTATGAGGATGTGATAATCGAGAACGAGAACCGAGTACTGCTAGGAATGACTGATAAGAAGATGGATGTGGTGCTGAAGAAGAGTGAGAAGGTGGTCTTTGTACCTTTAGTGTAA
- a CDS encoding metal ABC transporter permease produces the protein MIETELWWLAPGILALIIGLICPATGSLLITQRRILLANLMAHSVLPGLVLALALELDPTIGGLISGLLGALLAERLNQGFQGREEGAMNTVLAGFTALGVLLVPLLQARVDLETVLFGDPLAASGTDLIRTGIAAGALVLLLINFYSDLVFLGVDPEGAIAAKRPVTRIRFITIVATALVVISAITAVGIVLVIGLLCAPVLVHLEHSLSLRQLMVRSAVTGLLLCSGGMVVAIWADLPPGPIIGVLCMVVLSLKQLVGRRNR, from the coding sequence GTGATTGAAACCGAGCTCTGGTGGCTGGCTCCAGGAATCCTGGCCTTGATCATCGGCCTGATCTGCCCCGCAACCGGATCGCTGCTGATCACCCAACGGCGGATTCTGCTGGCCAATCTGATGGCGCACTCTGTTCTGCCCGGGCTGGTCCTCGCCCTCGCCCTGGAGCTGGATCCCACCATCGGCGGTCTGATCAGCGGCCTGCTGGGAGCCTTGCTGGCTGAACGGCTCAATCAGGGCTTTCAAGGACGCGAAGAAGGAGCCATGAACACGGTTCTGGCGGGATTCACAGCCCTCGGTGTTCTGCTCGTGCCATTGCTTCAGGCGCGCGTTGATCTTGAGACGGTTCTGTTCGGCGATCCCCTGGCGGCAAGTGGTACCGATCTGATCCGCACCGGGATCGCCGCCGGGGCCTTGGTTCTGCTTCTGATCAATTTCTACAGCGATCTGGTGTTCCTCGGCGTTGATCCCGAAGGAGCCATTGCCGCAAAGCGACCCGTCACCCGAATCCGCTTCATCACCATCGTCGCCACCGCTCTGGTGGTGATCAGCGCGATTACAGCCGTCGGCATCGTGCTGGTGATCGGTCTTCTCTGCGCACCAGTGCTGGTGCATTTGGAGCATAGTCTCAGCCTGCGTCAGTTGATGGTGCGTTCGGCGGTCACGGGCTTGCTGCTCTGCAGCGGCGGCATGGTCGTGGCGATCTGGGCTGACCTGCCACCGGGACCGATCATCGGAGTGCTTTGCATGGTGGTGCTCAGCCTGAAGCAACTCGTAGGTCGTCGAAACCGTTAA
- a CDS encoding metal ABC transporter ATP-binding protein, with protein MTATTSTTSTGLQAQDLCFGYQGRAVIDSVSLELQPGTLTALVGPNGAGKSTLLHLLQGRLKASSGAVHCLTSIALMPQRAAIDWSFPITVLEMVKLGRPFRQRMRGTEDVDQLLERVGMTSMRNRRLSRLSGGQQQRVLLARALMQQSGVLLLDEPCSAIDPPTREHLLNVMRQQADSGQTLLVSSHDWGSALNSYDRVVVLDGKVLACGTPAEVRERLSDITCMMGSQCCD; from the coding sequence GTGACAGCAACAACTTCGACCACCAGCACGGGACTGCAAGCGCAGGATCTCTGTTTCGGCTATCAGGGCCGCGCAGTGATCGACAGCGTCAGCCTGGAGCTTCAACCGGGAACGCTTACGGCGCTGGTCGGACCCAATGGCGCTGGCAAGTCGACCCTGCTCCATCTGCTACAGGGTCGACTGAAAGCCAGCAGCGGCGCTGTGCATTGCCTCACCAGCATCGCCCTGATGCCCCAGCGTGCCGCCATCGACTGGAGCTTTCCGATCACGGTGCTGGAGATGGTGAAACTGGGCCGCCCCTTCAGACAACGGATGCGTGGGACCGAGGACGTCGATCAGCTTTTGGAGCGCGTCGGCATGACCTCCATGCGCAACCGCCGCCTCAGCCGGCTCTCCGGTGGCCAGCAGCAACGGGTGCTTCTGGCACGGGCACTGATGCAGCAAAGCGGAGTTCTGCTGCTGGATGAGCCCTGCAGCGCCATCGACCCACCCACCCGTGAACATCTGCTGAATGTGATGCGTCAGCAGGCGGATTCCGGACAGACGCTGCTGGTGAGCAGCCATGACTGGGGAAGCGCTCTGAACAGCTACGACAGGGTTGTCGTTCTCGACGGCAAAGTGCTCGCCTGCGGCACACCCGCTGAAGTGAGGGAACGCCTCAGCGACATCACTTGCATGATGGGGAGCCAGTGTTGTGATTGA
- a CDS encoding metal ABC transporter substrate-binding protein, whose translation MSFSGWFRFAGLASIVVIGVGAVPPVLAAPPTVVAVDGTLCDITRTLAGSSARVTCLIPPGGDPHGYRLKPSDRKALSNASLVVHIGFGLTPAAKKISSPGKVVAVGEVALPSYRGNDPHVWHDPANTAAIVTVVANNLAPLLPAGERAALGVRASKAKAVMNALGSWGSAQFSTLPKARRVLVTDHQTYSHLAKRYGINEISMLDSYTTGGVLRPSSLNRISNAVKASGAMIIFTPSLPPNKTLRRISKSTGLPISKTPIYGEGVSPGGTAVSTATANICTMVTGQGGRCDKAAAAKLAARWKAI comes from the coding sequence ATGTCATTTTCGGGATGGTTCCGGTTCGCTGGGCTGGCCTCGATAGTCGTGATCGGTGTTGGTGCCGTTCCTCCCGTGCTTGCCGCTCCCCCCACGGTGGTAGCTGTTGATGGCACCCTTTGCGATATCACCCGCACCCTGGCTGGCTCTTCAGCCCGGGTCACCTGCCTGATCCCTCCGGGTGGCGATCCCCATGGCTATCGCCTCAAGCCCAGTGATCGCAAGGCTTTGTCCAATGCTTCGTTGGTGGTGCACATCGGCTTCGGCCTCACGCCGGCGGCGAAAAAAATCTCCAGTCCCGGAAAAGTGGTGGCTGTCGGTGAAGTCGCTCTCCCCTCCTATCGAGGCAACGATCCTCACGTTTGGCACGATCCGGCCAACACCGCTGCGATCGTGACGGTGGTGGCCAACAATCTCGCCCCGCTTCTGCCTGCCGGAGAACGGGCGGCTCTGGGGGTGCGGGCCTCCAAGGCCAAGGCCGTCATGAACGCCCTTGGCAGCTGGGGATCCGCCCAGTTCTCAACATTGCCGAAGGCTCGGCGTGTTCTGGTCACCGACCATCAGACCTACAGCCATCTGGCCAAGCGTTACGGCATCAATGAGATTTCCATGCTGGACAGCTACACCACCGGAGGTGTGTTGCGGCCGTCAAGTCTCAACCGTATTTCCAACGCCGTGAAGGCATCCGGGGCCATGATCATTTTCACCCCCTCGTTGCCTCCGAACAAGACTCTCCGACGAATCAGCAAAAGCACGGGGCTGCCCATTTCAAAAACCCCGATTTACGGAGAAGGCGTCTCGCCAGGTGGAACTGCCGTCTCGACGGCGACAGCCAACATCTGCACGATGGTGACCGGACAGGGTGGGCGGTGTGACAAGGCCGCCGCCGCAAAGCTCGCCGCTCGTTGGAAAGCGATTTAA
- a CDS encoding TIGR03943 family protein produces the protein MNRGVLLLLWGWIVIWSIYSGRLDLLLRGAFHSLVGASGVALILAGIVMFHRSIGRRERTPWTWFAGAVMALLVLAIPPNPSFSDLASTRPEGLPEPPDLAFVLPPEQRTLTEWVRLLRAQPDPDLVEGNPVNISGFVLKREGQPPQIARLTVRCCLADATPAGLPVAWPDDANPTTNAWLSIQGHMAVETRQGIRRAVVVPTTITDIPRPERPLEP, from the coding sequence ATGAATCGCGGCGTGCTGCTGCTGCTCTGGGGCTGGATCGTGATCTGGAGCATTTACTCCGGACGACTGGATCTGCTGCTGCGCGGCGCCTTTCACAGCCTTGTCGGGGCGTCGGGGGTGGCGCTGATCCTCGCTGGAATCGTCATGTTCCACCGCAGCATCGGGCGCCGGGAACGCACACCATGGACCTGGTTTGCAGGGGCTGTCATGGCCCTGCTGGTGCTGGCGATCCCGCCGAACCCATCCTTCAGCGACCTGGCATCAACCCGACCGGAGGGGTTGCCGGAACCACCGGATCTCGCCTTCGTGCTCCCCCCGGAGCAACGCACTCTCACCGAATGGGTGCGCCTGTTGCGCGCTCAACCAGATCCGGATCTGGTGGAGGGCAATCCCGTGAACATCAGTGGCTTTGTCCTGAAGCGTGAAGGGCAACCCCCTCAGATCGCCCGGCTCACCGTGCGTTGTTGCCTCGCCGATGCCACACCGGCAGGCCTGCCAGTGGCCTGGCCTGATGACGCCAACCCGACGACCAATGCCTGGCTTTCCATCCAGGGGCACATGGCCGTGGAGACGCGCCAGGGCATTCGCAGGGCGGTGGTCGTACCAACGACGATCACGGACATCCCACGGCCCGAACGACCGCTGGAGCCATGA
- a CDS encoding permease, with product MATAWAIFQGLLLESLPFLLLGVLIAGLARWLVPQGTWIERLPKNPVLAPITGALMGFALPACECGNVPVARRLLASGAPLGTAFGFLFAAPVLNPIVLASTWAAFPDQRWLLIARPLGAFLLAVLLSLLLTRLSETQLLERALLSERRMSQPLSNLGLLERSSGLIGAPLDTKAPATPKRVSLGMVLDQSSREFLDLLALLVLGCVIAALVQTWLPRSWLLAVGSAPTLSILALMVLAIVVSVCSSVDAFLALGFAAQVTPGALLAFLLLGPVVDLKLAGLFTVLLTPKAIAITATAASLGVLLIGQWVNLWQL from the coding sequence ATGGCCACAGCCTGGGCCATCTTTCAGGGCTTGCTGCTGGAATCCTTGCCATTCCTGCTGCTTGGGGTTTTGATCGCCGGACTGGCCCGCTGGTTGGTGCCTCAGGGAACCTGGATCGAGCGATTACCGAAGAACCCGGTGTTGGCTCCGATCACCGGGGCGCTGATGGGGTTTGCTTTGCCGGCCTGTGAATGTGGCAACGTCCCCGTCGCACGGCGTCTCCTGGCCAGTGGAGCGCCTCTGGGGACCGCCTTCGGCTTTCTGTTCGCAGCCCCTGTTCTCAATCCGATTGTGTTGGCCAGTACCTGGGCAGCCTTTCCCGATCAGCGCTGGCTGTTGATCGCCAGACCTCTCGGTGCCTTTCTGCTGGCCGTGCTGCTGAGCTTGCTCCTGACCCGGCTTTCGGAAACCCAGCTGCTGGAACGAGCCTTGCTCAGTGAACGGCGGATGAGCCAGCCGCTCAGCAATCTGGGCCTGCTGGAACGATCGAGTGGCCTGATCGGAGCACCCCTCGACACCAAAGCCCCGGCAACACCCAAACGGGTCTCCCTTGGCATGGTTCTGGATCAGAGCAGTCGGGAATTTCTGGATCTGCTGGCCCTCCTGGTGCTGGGTTGTGTGATCGCGGCCCTTGTGCAGACCTGGCTTCCCCGCAGCTGGTTGCTGGCGGTGGGCAGTGCGCCGACGCTCTCGATCCTGGCGCTGATGGTGCTGGCCATTGTGGTGTCGGTCTGCTCCAGCGTGGACGCCTTCCTGGCTCTTGGATTTGCTGCCCAGGTCACTCCAGGGGCGCTGCTGGCCTTTCTGCTGCTGGGCCCCGTTGTGGATCTGAAACTGGCCGGTCTGTTCACTGTGTTGCTCACCCCAAAAGCGATCGCAATCACCGCCACCGCAGCCAGCCTGGGGGTCTTGTTGATTGGCCAGTGGGTGAATCTGTGGCAGCTGTAA
- a CDS encoding DUF411 domain-containing protein encodes MLLACLGVLIVATNAWSHGNHHGGSSSLDPALKGSGPDVHLYRDASCRCCTKWGNALATEGFNVIDHISNDLEAMKRDEGVPADLASCHTAFVEGYVLEGHVPVPSIQRLLREMPEITGLAVPGMPIGSPGMEVAGRTGDRYQVIALQDLGRQTIYDSYQGPNLQKASAR; translated from the coding sequence TTGTTATTGGCCTGTCTGGGTGTGTTGATCGTTGCAACCAACGCCTGGTCCCATGGCAACCACCATGGTGGCTCGTCGTCGCTCGACCCAGCACTGAAGGGTTCGGGGCCTGATGTTCATCTGTATCGAGACGCGAGCTGCCGTTGCTGCACCAAGTGGGGCAATGCTCTGGCAACCGAGGGGTTCAACGTGATTGATCACATCTCAAATGATCTGGAGGCAATGAAACGCGACGAAGGGGTGCCAGCGGACCTGGCCTCCTGCCACACCGCCTTCGTGGAGGGATACGTCCTTGAGGGTCATGTCCCTGTGCCGTCGATTCAACGCCTCCTGCGCGAGATGCCGGAGATCACAGGCCTTGCCGTACCCGGCATGCCCATCGGGTCTCCAGGGATGGAGGTTGCCGGCAGGACTGGGGATCGCTATCAGGTGATCGCACTGCAAGACCTGGGTCGTCAAACGATCTACGACTCCTATCAAGGGCCCAATCTGCAGAAGGCCTCAGCTCGTTAA
- a CDS encoding DUF1028 domain-containing protein translates to MTFSIIARDPSNGRFGVAVASVHLAVGSTVPHIRSGIGAVATQAHTNPYLGICGLERLEQGEDAQSVLESLLIDDPDRDLRQFHVIDAAGATSGWTGERCMGAAAHLCEQDLSIAGNCLVNSDILLCMKQAFLNCDPDWKLGRRLIHALQAGEDAGGDHRSEQATSAAVQVSGTSAFPLLDLRIDYQEKAVNALQDLYQRSQDQWVQEWRDELADLKTLKRFAA, encoded by the coding sequence GTGACCTTTTCGATCATCGCCAGAGACCCAAGCAACGGCCGCTTCGGTGTGGCGGTGGCGAGTGTTCACCTTGCCGTCGGCTCGACTGTCCCTCACATCCGTTCCGGAATCGGAGCTGTAGCGACCCAGGCACACACCAACCCCTATCTCGGCATTTGTGGTCTTGAGCGCCTGGAGCAGGGTGAGGATGCTCAATCCGTTCTCGAAAGCTTGTTGATCGACGACCCTGACCGTGATCTTCGTCAGTTCCATGTGATTGATGCCGCAGGCGCCACGTCGGGCTGGACCGGTGAACGCTGCATGGGCGCTGCAGCTCACCTCTGCGAGCAGGATCTCTCCATTGCCGGGAATTGTCTGGTGAACAGCGACATCCTTCTTTGCATGAAGCAGGCCTTTCTCAACTGCGACCCCGATTGGAAGCTCGGCCGTCGCTTGATCCATGCTCTGCAAGCGGGTGAGGATGCAGGTGGTGATCACCGCTCCGAGCAAGCCACCTCCGCAGCGGTCCAGGTGAGCGGTACCTCGGCGTTTCCGCTGCTTGATCTCCGCATCGACTACCAGGAGAAAGCCGTCAACGCACTCCAGGACCTATACCAACGAAGCCAGGACCAGTGGGTGCAGGAATGGCGTGATGAGCTGGCCGATCTGAAGACCCTCAAGCGTTTTGCAGCTTGA